A region of Fibrobacter succinogenes subsp. succinogenes S85 DNA encodes the following proteins:
- a CDS encoding MMPL family transporter: MTTKKTFVERFSNWYIPLICRHQYKALTFYLLLAVLLSVLILYKPGLKLDADLSHLLPEDTPSVKALQESFTRFGSTDRFTIAIQSEDMNLVLALQDSIAAYIHNNWQGDFVSTQVDNNNQFFKDNALLYLPVKHLENIRDNLDDLQLELGRKNGPLVVDLLSDPSGDSLQENAPKKERVWFDANLPQELGLPEEAVGAFDAFFKKDKKDSVKVAGNATEWNPKSTIPDSLKSRLIGSPQPDSTGKILFNGIVNAKLIKPSTDYEFVTHILARTDTLLQHFRSKTYSSPMRFAVDGTYEGLKEVDEVANDSVFSFGISLVLIIFLTMFFFRSVKGPILVTLSVLYACIPTLAFTALFYGKLNPFTVFVASIILGIGIDYSIHILGTSQKLMHQFASLEEVLEAAQRRMLKPFILASFTTVAAFLTLLAAHFRGFYEFGVVASMGVIFSMLTSVLVLPVFIKCMGGIPAAPQNSLLPNSWDDAKITKFFKVLACIGFVLGAVSLYYAQDVDFEHNLKNLRRVQSAKVVKPRGISTKVTRATNKAVTSTPAAVMGSTPEQLDKLYDTLMVRLHVEHDSTLGSFLTLKSFVPPADSQEKRLEVIEEIRDLVEARVFDRSEGEDSVNVATLRKLAQVEKTFTAEDVPAWTIDLLREKDGSYGKIGFIYGDFPSWDAKALHRFQERYAHWNFDGEELRTFSSQFILSDVIESVKQDSFRLALVIILVIFGTLVISFRKPKYFLAGCISFGMGTLLTLGLLGCLTHFFEFGKISIYNVIVIPMALGIGIDSTIHFVTSWTSKSNKDMTLRQLFDTTGRNVMASSTTTIAGFVGFLFTTHRGLKGIGDLACISIAMFLITSVIFSMYLCGSWLKKK; the protein is encoded by the coding sequence ATGACTACTAAAAAGACTTTTGTAGAACGCTTTTCCAACTGGTATATCCCCTTAATCTGTAGGCATCAATATAAGGCGCTTACCTTTTATTTGCTGCTGGCGGTTCTTCTGTCTGTCTTGATTCTTTACAAGCCTGGGCTTAAGCTTGATGCGGATCTTTCGCATCTTTTGCCGGAGGATACGCCTAGCGTCAAGGCTTTGCAGGAATCGTTTACGAGATTCGGCAGTACTGACCGTTTTACGATTGCTATACAGAGCGAGGACATGAATCTTGTTCTGGCTTTGCAAGATTCCATTGCAGCCTATATTCACAATAATTGGCAGGGTGATTTTGTCTCGACCCAGGTAGATAACAACAACCAGTTCTTTAAGGATAATGCGCTGTTGTATTTGCCTGTAAAGCATTTGGAGAATATTCGCGATAATCTTGATGACTTGCAATTGGAACTGGGGCGTAAAAATGGTCCGTTAGTTGTTGATCTTTTGAGTGACCCCAGTGGCGATAGTTTGCAAGAAAATGCTCCGAAAAAGGAACGTGTCTGGTTTGATGCGAACTTGCCGCAGGAACTTGGACTTCCTGAAGAAGCTGTCGGTGCATTTGACGCATTCTTCAAAAAAGATAAGAAGGATTCCGTTAAAGTTGCAGGCAATGCTACGGAATGGAATCCGAAATCAACAATACCTGATAGCCTGAAGTCCCGTTTGATTGGTAGCCCGCAACCTGACAGTACCGGAAAGATTCTGTTCAACGGAATTGTCAATGCGAAACTCATCAAGCCTTCGACGGACTATGAATTTGTAACGCATATTCTAGCCCGTACTGATACGTTGTTGCAGCATTTCAGAAGCAAGACTTATTCTTCGCCGATGCGCTTTGCTGTGGATGGAACTTACGAAGGCCTCAAGGAAGTGGACGAAGTGGCGAACGATTCCGTATTCTCCTTCGGCATAAGCCTTGTCCTAATTATTTTCCTTACGATGTTCTTCTTTAGAAGCGTGAAAGGTCCGATTCTCGTGACTCTTTCCGTGCTTTACGCTTGTATTCCGACGCTTGCGTTTACGGCGCTTTTCTATGGCAAGCTGAATCCGTTCACGGTTTTTGTAGCGTCCATTATTCTTGGTATCGGTATTGACTATTCCATCCATATTTTGGGAACGTCGCAGAAACTGATGCATCAATTTGCTTCGTTGGAAGAAGTACTTGAAGCGGCTCAACGCAGAATGCTCAAACCGTTTATTTTGGCGAGCTTTACGACGGTCGCTGCGTTCCTCACGTTGCTTGCAGCACATTTCAGAGGCTTTTATGAATTCGGTGTTGTCGCTTCGATGGGCGTGATTTTCAGTATGCTTACGTCGGTGCTCGTGCTTCCGGTGTTTATCAAGTGCATGGGCGGCATCCCGGCTGCTCCGCAGAATAGCTTGCTACCGAATTCTTGGGATGATGCGAAAATCACGAAATTTTTCAAGGTGCTGGCTTGTATCGGGTTTGTTCTGGGGGCGGTGTCGCTCTATTATGCTCAAGACGTAGATTTTGAACATAATTTGAAGAACTTGCGCAGAGTCCAATCGGCTAAGGTGGTGAAACCGCGAGGCATTTCGACTAAGGTAACTCGTGCAACCAATAAGGCCGTGACGTCGACACCTGCTGCCGTTATGGGTAGCACGCCCGAACAGCTTGACAAGTTGTACGATACACTGATGGTGCGCTTGCATGTCGAACACGATTCTACGCTAGGGAGTTTCCTTACGCTGAAGAGTTTTGTTCCGCCGGCGGATTCGCAGGAAAAACGCCTTGAAGTGATTGAGGAAATCCGCGATTTGGTGGAAGCCCGCGTGTTTGACCGCTCTGAAGGTGAAGACTCTGTGAACGTGGCGACGCTCCGCAAGTTGGCTCAAGTTGAAAAAACGTTTACCGCAGAAGATGTTCCAGCCTGGACAATCGACCTGCTCCGTGAAAAAGACGGAAGCTACGGAAAAATTGGCTTTATTTATGGCGACTTCCCGAGCTGGGATGCCAAGGCTTTGCACCGCTTCCAGGAACGTTATGCTCATTGGAATTTCGATGGCGAGGAATTGCGGACGTTCTCTTCGCAGTTTATTTTGTCCGATGTGATAGAATCTGTGAAGCAGGATAGCTTTAGACTTGCTCTTGTTATTATTCTCGTCATTTTTGGTACGCTTGTCATTTCGTTCCGCAAGCCGAAATATTTCTTGGCGGGTTGCATTTCGTTTGGCATGGGTACGCTCCTTACGCTTGGACTTCTTGGCTGTCTGACGCATTTCTTTGAGTTTGGAAAAATCAGTATTTATAATGTGATTGTGATTCCGATGGCGCTTGGTATTGGCATCGATTCGACGATTCATTTTGTCACCTCTTGGACTTCCAAGTCCAACAAGGACATGACGCTTCGTCAGTTGTTCGATACGACGGGCCGCAATGTGATGGCTAGCTCCACAACGACTATTGCAGGTTTTGTCGGATTCCTCTTCACGACACATCGCGGATTGAAGGGCATTGGAGACCTTGCTTGCATCAGCATTGCCATGTTCCTTATCACAAGTGTCATCTTCAGCATGTACCTCTGCGGTAGCTGGCTCAAGAAAAAGTAA
- a CDS encoding LTA synthase family protein yields the protein MLVLFYTLPDPLGLSLTELFEGKIFWQVLMAFGTILFVSAIFAFLKAPRALAIFFGFYFVLATADYEVFRFSHQRLSFSFLRTYFHFSNITDATTIGTLGGDLKGTILYISLALAGVVASIVFCVVYTMRKRAARGVLTGLFLSPEKHARKVPVVFISVGAAFLLLPLIFFACGVRGDLYLPITHTHINLRMTLGKYTLTAPVLHIAVQETFEFFYDNEKITDEIRKDMESFLPENMVANRSNVEDFPVYRSAAKHEYRAKQPYNIVFIMGESFKGRIFNRMLEGDTTLAPNLWNLATGKMFTNGGGGLWFKNGYSGGYPTVRGTMATYLGFPSHPNRDLPSFYSSNHFTGIPEYLKNYHKFYITVSNPIFDHTLPFVERFYKNNWSFPQNVTDGTIIDSVGVDMVISHLPKLPTDSSWFIAFNTITSHIPFFEYPDDFAPKPDDAMARYYNAIRYTDKQLGRFFEKLSSRPDFERTVIVVLGDHDTPVDSVDYAVPQPLGVSVSRIFMGIFSPDSNLFNGLTVREDVASQLDMGPTVMDLAQVREPNHFWGYDLLTEERPAEQPSLFFSQNAYFLGFRDHVLTGGLDNEEVYSDIDGSFKEVKDAVSLTWKKRAVSTSKVLRSLLRNDNMEPR from the coding sequence ATGCTCGTCCTGTTCTATACTTTGCCGGATCCGCTTGGGCTATCCCTTACGGAACTGTTCGAAGGTAAAATATTTTGGCAGGTCCTTATGGCGTTTGGCACAATTTTGTTCGTGTCCGCCATCTTTGCGTTCCTGAAAGCGCCTCGTGCATTGGCCATCTTTTTTGGATTCTATTTTGTTCTGGCGACCGCCGATTATGAAGTTTTCCGCTTTTCGCATCAGCGTTTGTCTTTTTCTTTTTTGAGGACGTATTTCCATTTTTCGAATATTACGGATGCGACGACTATTGGAACGCTTGGCGGGGACCTCAAGGGAACGATTCTGTATATTTCACTTGCTCTGGCGGGTGTTGTTGCGAGTATCGTATTCTGTGTCGTTTATACAATGCGAAAGAGGGCTGCCAGGGGCGTTCTCACGGGGCTCTTCCTTTCGCCTGAAAAGCATGCCCGGAAAGTCCCTGTCGTGTTTATTTCTGTGGGCGCCGCTTTCTTGCTTTTGCCTTTGATTTTCTTTGCCTGTGGCGTTCGCGGGGATCTCTATCTCCCGATTACGCATACGCATATAAACTTGCGCATGACTCTGGGTAAATATACGTTGACGGCTCCGGTATTGCATATCGCTGTGCAAGAAACGTTTGAGTTCTTTTACGACAACGAAAAGATTACGGACGAAATCCGCAAGGACATGGAATCATTCCTCCCCGAAAACATGGTGGCGAATCGATCGAATGTTGAGGATTTCCCGGTGTACCGCTCGGCCGCGAAACATGAATATCGCGCTAAACAGCCCTACAATATCGTGTTTATCATGGGCGAGTCTTTCAAGGGGCGCATTTTTAACCGCATGTTGGAGGGCGATACGACTCTTGCTCCGAACTTGTGGAATCTTGCGACAGGAAAAATGTTTACGAATGGTGGTGGCGGTCTCTGGTTCAAGAATGGCTACAGCGGGGGATATCCCACGGTTCGCGGGACGATGGCTACTTATTTAGGTTTCCCTTCGCATCCGAATCGCGACTTGCCGAGTTTTTATTCTTCGAACCATTTTACGGGAATTCCCGAGTATTTAAAGAATTACCACAAGTTCTACATTACTGTTTCTAATCCGATATTTGACCATACTTTACCTTTTGTAGAAAGGTTTTATAAGAACAACTGGAGCTTTCCTCAGAACGTGACTGACGGCACCATCATTGATAGCGTTGGTGTTGATATGGTTATTTCTCATTTGCCGAAACTGCCTACGGATAGTTCCTGGTTTATTGCGTTCAATACAATTACGTCGCATATCCCGTTCTTTGAGTATCCCGATGATTTCGCGCCGAAGCCGGACGATGCCATGGCCCGCTATTACAATGCGATTCGTTATACGGATAAGCAACTGGGCCGTTTTTTTGAAAAACTTTCGTCTCGTCCAGATTTCGAGCGTACAGTTATCGTCGTTCTTGGCGATCATGACACGCCTGTGGATTCCGTCGATTATGCGGTGCCGCAGCCGCTGGGTGTTTCTGTTTCGAGAATTTTCATGGGAATTTTCTCGCCGGATAGCAATTTGTTCAATGGGCTTACAGTCCGTGAAGATGTTGCGTCGCAGCTCGATATGGGGCCTACGGTGATGGATCTTGCTCAGGTTCGCGAACCAAACCATTTTTGGGGGTATGATTTGTTAACAGAAGAACGTCCGGCTGAACAGCCATCGCTTTTCTTCTCGCAGAATGCTTATTTCTTGGGATTTCGTGATCATGTGCTCACTGGGGGACTCGATAACGAAGAAGTCTATAGCGATATAGACGGATCTTTTAAAGAGGTGAAGGATGCTGTTTCGTTGACTTGGAAAAAGCGTGCTGTTTCTACGTCAAAGGTGTTGCGCTCGCTTCTCCGGAATGATAACATGGAACCTAGATAA